In the Caenorhabditis elegans chromosome X genome, one interval contains:
- the ceh-31 gene encoding Homeobox protein ceh-31 (Confirmed by transcript evidence): MSMLDLRQFLIPAFFLDPTNQLAAQSSSGGAKINLNSSFRISDLLDPTSHSTNEPDPSPTSINSSESPSSPRIGSPNTERSVNESPTCVGSKKARKARTIFTDKQLQELENTFEKQKYLSVQDRMELAHRMGLTDTQVKTWYQNRRTKWKRQASVGMDLLHDAGNMAAVQQLLRTNPYWANYLSQNTSMFGASNNRPVFNSLVVPTSSMIPASNSQNSLLQFLASQNVKDDISSPKESPSVSPDSVKNASVSKKESDEDE; encoded by the exons ATGTCAATGTTGGATCTCCGTCAGTTTCTGATTCCTGCATTCTTTCTAGACCCCACCAACCAACTTGCTGCTCAGAGTTCTTCCGGTGGCGCGAAGATAAACTTAAACAGCTCTTTTCGCATTTCTGATCTGCTTGATCCAACTTCACACTCAACCAACGAACCAG ATCCATCTCCTACCTCCATTAATTCCTCGGAATCGCCATCATCCCCTAGAATTGGGAGCCCGAATACCGAAAGATCTGTGAACGAGAGTCCGACATGCGTGGGATCAAAAAAGGCTCGGAAGGCGAGAACTATCTTCACCGACAAACAACTTCAAGAGCTAGAAAACACCTTTGAGAAGCAGAAGTACTTGTCTGTTCAAGATAGGATGGAGCTGGCTCATCGAATGGGGCTAACAGATACTCAAGTAAAGACATGGTATCAAAATAGAAG AACCAAATGGAAACGACAAGCCTCTGTTGGTATGGATCTTCTTCACGATGCTGGAAATATGGCCGCCGTTCAACAACTTCTAAGAACAAATCCATATTGGGCAAACTACTTATCACAGAACACTTCAATGTTTGGAGCTTCTAATAATCGCCCTGTATTCAATTCATTAGTCGTCCCAACTTCTTCAATGATTCCTGCTAGCAACTCTCAAAATTCTCTACTGCAATTTCTAGCATCGCAAAACGTAAAAGATGATATCAGTTCCCCAAAAGAATCACCATCAGTATCTCCtgattctgtaaaaaatgcaTCTGTTTCTAAAAAAGAATCAGATGAGGATGAATAA